From Nicotiana tabacum cultivar K326 chromosome 15, ASM71507v2, whole genome shotgun sequence, the proteins below share one genomic window:
- the LOC107759950 gene encoding putative polyamine transporter At1g31830 isoform X2 has product MGNYNDAEYIGINEVVSPRANDPRKLSLLPLVFLIFYEVSGGPFGVEDTVQAAGPLLALVGFLVFPIIWSIPEALITAELGTMFPENSGYVVWVSSALGPFWGFQQGWVKWLSGVIDNALYPVLFLDYLKSGIPALGGGLPRVIAVLGITLVLTYMNYRGLTIVGWVAVMLGILSILPFVVMGLISIPKLRPTRWLVADVHNVDWNLYLNTLFWNLNYWDSISTLVGEVHNPKKTLPKALFYAVILVVLSYFFPLLVGTGAVPLERDLWTDGYFSDIAKILGGVWLRWWIQGAAALSNMGTFVAEMSSDSFQLLGMAERGMLPEFFAKRSRYGTPLVGILFSAFGVILLSWMSFQEIVAAENFLYCFGMILEFIAFVRLRIKFPNASRPFKIPGGTVGAILLCIPPTILIGVVLAFSSVKVMIISLAAVAIGLVMQPCLKRIEKKRWLKFSISSDLPDIHHDTGALLH; this is encoded by the coding sequence ATGGGGAATTACAATGATGCTGAGTACATAGGGATTAATGAAGTTGTATCTCCAAGGGCAAATGATCCTAGGAAACTTTCACTCTTGCCTCTAGTTTTTCTCATTTTCTATGAAGTATCAGGTGGTCCATTTGGTGTTGAGGATACTGTACAAGCAGCCGGTCCACTTCTTGCACTCGTCGGGTTCTTGGTTTTCCCGATCATATGGAGTATCCCTGAGGCACTGATCACAGCTGAATTAGGCACCATGTTCCCCGAAAATAGTGGCTATGTTGTTTGGGTTTCATCTGCTTTGGGTCCATTTTGGGGATTTCAACAAGGTTGGGTGAAATGGTTAAGTGGAGTCATTGATAATGCCCTTTACCCGGTTTTGTTTCTTGATTATCTTAAGTCAGGAATTCCTGCATTAGGTGGCGGACTTCCTAGAGTTATCGCGGTATTAGGCATTACTTTGGTTTTAACTTATATGAATTATAGGGGTTTAACTATTGTTGGATGGGTTGCTGTTATGCTCGGGATATTGTCGATCCTTCCTTTTGTCGTAATGGGGCTCATTTCTATTCCAAAACTAAGGCCAACGAGGTGGTTGGTGGCGGATGTGCATAACGTCGATTGGAACTTGTATTTAAACACTCTCTTTTGGAATCTAAATTATTGGGATTCGATTAGTACTCTCGTAGGAGAAGTGCATAACCCGAAGAAAACTCTGCCTAAGGCTCTTTTTTATGCTGTGATTCTAGTCGTTTTATCATACTTTTTCCCCCTATTAGTTGGTACCGGAGCTGTTCCACTCGAGCGTGACTTGTGGACGGATGGTTATTTCTCAGATATTGCGAAAATACTTGGTGGGGTCTGGCTAAGATGGTGGATTCAAGGGGCTGCTGCATTGTCAAATATGGGGACGTTTGTGGCCGAGATGAGCAGCGACTCATTTCAGCTACTTGGTATGGCCGAGAGAGGGATGCTACCCGAGTTCTTTGCGAAGAGATCACGTTATGGAACACCTCTAGTCGGTATCCTCTTCTCAGCTTTTGGTGTGATTTTACTTTCATGGATGAGCTTTCAAGAGATTGTAGCTGCAGAAAATTTCttatattgctttggaatgaTCTTGGAATTCATAGCATTCGTACGATTAAGGATAAAGTTCCCAAATGCATCGCGTCCATTCAAGATACCTGGGGGAACAGTCGGAGCCATCCTACTGTGTATTCCTCCGACCATACTCATTGGTGTCGTTTTGGCATTTTCTTCAGTTAAAGTCATGATTATAAGCCTTGCTGCTGTTGCAATCGGGTTGGTGATGCAACCGTGTCTTAAGCGCATTGAGAAGAAGAGATGGTTGAAGTTCTCCATTAGTTCTGATCTTCCCGACATTCATCACGATACTGGAGCATTACTTCATTGA
- the LOC107759950 gene encoding putative polyamine transporter At1g31830 isoform X1 yields the protein MVPTSSETVQNSKTKSSIEVPNAQQKVEVSITEKKISAPSSPASANGETAQTETLSASAATDNKALQNSQNGDDQKVRGEATIPMGNYNDAEYIGINEVVSPRANDPRKLSLLPLVFLIFYEVSGGPFGVEDTVQAAGPLLALVGFLVFPIIWSIPEALITAELGTMFPENSGYVVWVSSALGPFWGFQQGWVKWLSGVIDNALYPVLFLDYLKSGIPALGGGLPRVIAVLGITLVLTYMNYRGLTIVGWVAVMLGILSILPFVVMGLISIPKLRPTRWLVADVHNVDWNLYLNTLFWNLNYWDSISTLVGEVHNPKKTLPKALFYAVILVVLSYFFPLLVGTGAVPLERDLWTDGYFSDIAKILGGVWLRWWIQGAAALSNMGTFVAEMSSDSFQLLGMAERGMLPEFFAKRSRYGTPLVGILFSAFGVILLSWMSFQEIVAAENFLYCFGMILEFIAFVRLRIKFPNASRPFKIPGGTVGAILLCIPPTILIGVVLAFSSVKVMIISLAAVAIGLVMQPCLKRIEKKRWLKFSISSDLPDIHHDTGALLH from the exons ATGGTGCCAACAAGTTCAGAAACTGTTCAAAACAGTAAAACTAAATCCTCCATTGAAGTTCCCAATGCTCAACAGAAAGTTGAAGTTTcaataactgaaaagaaaatttctGCTCCCTCTTCCCCAGCTTCTGCTAATGGTGAAACAGCACAAACTGAAACTTTATCAGCTTCTGCTGCTACTGATAATAAAGCTTTACAGAATTCTCAGAATGGTGATGATCAG AAAGTAAGGGGAGAAGCCACAATTCCAATGGGGAATTACAATGATGCTGAGTACATAGGGATTAATGAAGTTGTATCTCCAAGGGCAAATGATCCTAGGAAACTTTCACTCTTGCCTCTAGTTTTTCTCATTTTCTATGAAGTATCAGGTGGTCCATTTGGTGTTGAGGATACTGTACAAGCAGCCGGTCCACTTCTTGCACTCGTCGGGTTCTTGGTTTTCCCGATCATATGGAGTATCCCTGAGGCACTGATCACAGCTGAATTAGGCACCATGTTCCCCGAAAATAGTGGCTATGTTGTTTGGGTTTCATCTGCTTTGGGTCCATTTTGGGGATTTCAACAAGGTTGGGTGAAATGGTTAAGTGGAGTCATTGATAATGCCCTTTACCCGGTTTTGTTTCTTGATTATCTTAAGTCAGGAATTCCTGCATTAGGTGGCGGACTTCCTAGAGTTATCGCGGTATTAGGCATTACTTTGGTTTTAACTTATATGAATTATAGGGGTTTAACTATTGTTGGATGGGTTGCTGTTATGCTCGGGATATTGTCGATCCTTCCTTTTGTCGTAATGGGGCTCATTTCTATTCCAAAACTAAGGCCAACGAGGTGGTTGGTGGCGGATGTGCATAACGTCGATTGGAACTTGTATTTAAACACTCTCTTTTGGAATCTAAATTATTGGGATTCGATTAGTACTCTCGTAGGAGAAGTGCATAACCCGAAGAAAACTCTGCCTAAGGCTCTTTTTTATGCTGTGATTCTAGTCGTTTTATCATACTTTTTCCCCCTATTAGTTGGTACCGGAGCTGTTCCACTCGAGCGTGACTTGTGGACGGATGGTTATTTCTCAGATATTGCGAAAATACTTGGTGGGGTCTGGCTAAGATGGTGGATTCAAGGGGCTGCTGCATTGTCAAATATGGGGACGTTTGTGGCCGAGATGAGCAGCGACTCATTTCAGCTACTTGGTATGGCCGAGAGAGGGATGCTACCCGAGTTCTTTGCGAAGAGATCACGTTATGGAACACCTCTAGTCGGTATCCTCTTCTCAGCTTTTGGTGTGATTTTACTTTCATGGATGAGCTTTCAAGAGATTGTAGCTGCAGAAAATTTCttatattgctttggaatgaTCTTGGAATTCATAGCATTCGTACGATTAAGGATAAAGTTCCCAAATGCATCGCGTCCATTCAAGATACCTGGGGGAACAGTCGGAGCCATCCTACTGTGTATTCCTCCGACCATACTCATTGGTGTCGTTTTGGCATTTTCTTCAGTTAAAGTCATGATTATAAGCCTTGCTGCTGTTGCAATCGGGTTGGTGATGCAACCGTGTCTTAAGCGCATTGAGAAGAAGAGATGGTTGAAGTTCTCCATTAGTTCTGATCTTCCCGACATTCATCACGATACTGGAGCATTACTTCATTGA